The following are from one region of the Chloroflexota bacterium genome:
- a CDS encoding cytochrome C: protein MPSPTQVTSAESPASPPAEEEAVAEEKVVIEDDACTECHREVTPGIVRDYQQGKMYTAGIQCASCHGSKHMSAEDVAQVRIPTPDVCGACHPTQVAQFKEGKHAIAWAAMNAMPTTHMQPMALIEGKKGCGSCHKIGLKTEEEIQAMQEAGEIHGVASCDSCHTRHAFSVAEARQPEACATCHMGFDHPQWEMWQTSKHGVRFLLKRQGVLPEDAAAPSCQDCHMQGGDHEVRTAWGFLAVRLPLPEDPQWADDRVTILKALGVLDPEGNPTGRLDVVKAADVARLTEEAWQAERQKMLATCSECHSEPFAEAELKKGDDMIREADRLMAEAIRIVAKLYEDGLLERPEHFAYDYPDLLTFYEVNHPIEQELFKMFLEYRMRTFQGAFHANPEYTFWYGWAEMKASLTEIRAMAEELREKAAQ, encoded by the coding sequence ATGCCATCCCCCACACAGGTCACTTCCGCCGAATCCCCCGCGTCACCCCCGGCGGAAGAAGAGGCCGTGGCGGAGGAGAAAGTCGTCATAGAGGACGACGCCTGCACGGAGTGCCACCGAGAAGTGACGCCAGGGATCGTGCGAGACTACCAGCAGGGCAAGATGTACACGGCCGGCATCCAGTGCGCGAGCTGCCACGGCTCCAAGCACATGAGCGCCGAGGACGTGGCCCAGGTGAGGATCCCCACGCCTGACGTCTGCGGGGCCTGCCATCCGACCCAGGTCGCCCAGTTCAAGGAGGGCAAGCACGCCATCGCCTGGGCAGCCATGAACGCCATGCCCACCACTCACATGCAGCCCATGGCGCTGATCGAGGGGAAGAAAGGATGCGGCAGCTGCCATAAGATCGGCCTGAAGACGGAGGAGGAGATCCAGGCGATGCAAGAGGCCGGCGAGATCCACGGCGTGGCCTCATGTGACTCCTGCCATACGCGACACGCCTTCTCCGTCGCCGAGGCGCGTCAACCGGAAGCCTGTGCCACCTGCCATATGGGCTTCGACCATCCGCAGTGGGAGATGTGGCAGACCTCCAAGCACGGCGTGCGGTTCCTGCTCAAGCGCCAGGGGGTGCTGCCGGAGGATGCCGCCGCCCCGAGTTGCCAGGACTGCCACATGCAAGGCGGCGATCATGAGGTTCGCACGGCGTGGGGCTTCCTGGCGGTACGCCTGCCGCTACCCGAGGATCCCCAATGGGCGGATGATCGGGTGACGATCCTGAAGGCCCTGGGCGTGCTCGATCCGGAAGGGAATCCAACGGGGCGGCTCGACGTCGTCAAGGCCGCGGACGTGGCGCGCCTGACCGAGGAAGCCTGGCAGGCCGAGCGCCAGAAGATGCTGGCGACCTGTAGCGAGTGCCACTCTGAGCCCTTCGCGGAAGCTGAGCTGAAGAAGGGCGATGACATGATTCGCGAGGCCGACCGCCTTATGGCAGAGGCCATCCGAATCGTGGCCAAGCTTTACGAGGATGGTCTCCTGGAGCGGCCCGAGCACTTCGCATACGACTATCCGGACCTGCTGACGTTCTACGAGGTGAACCATCCCATCGAGCAGGAGCTCTTCAAGATGTTCCTGGAGTATCGGATGCGCACCTTCCAGGGAGCCTTCCACGCGAACCCGGAGTACACCTTCTGGTACGGCTGGGCGGAGATGAAGGCGAGCTTGACGGAGATCAGGGCAATGGCCGAGGAACTGCGCGAGAAGGCCGCCCAGTGA